In a genomic window of Terriglobia bacterium:
- the leuB gene encoding 3-isopropylmalate dehydrogenase codes for MTGIGSKSICLLPGDGIGPEVLAPAVAILEEVARWAGFAVTTKRAAVGGDALDRSGTPLPEETLDACRKSDAILLGAVGGPKWDGFPSHLRPEKGLLGVRKGLGLFANLRPVRQIPPLLACSPLRPEVIEGVDLVVVRELTGGLYYGQPRGISGKSGSEVGLNTMVYGRDEIERIARTAFDLARRRRRIVTSVDKANVLEVSALWRQVVEEVHESYADVTLAHQYVDNCAMQLVLKPRQFDVILTENTFGDILSDIGGVLTGSIGTLPSASVGSGPALYEPVHGSAPDLAGGDAANPIGAIGCVALMFEVSFGRADLALRITRAVDRTLADGYRTRDLCRAGEKAVGTAEFGRQVLDRLEEAEAG; via the coding sequence ATGACAGGGATTGGTTCCAAATCGATATGCCTGCTGCCCGGTGACGGCATCGGTCCCGAAGTGCTTGCTCCGGCGGTTGCGATTCTCGAGGAAGTGGCCCGGTGGGCCGGTTTCGCGGTAACGACGAAACGGGCGGCTGTCGGTGGTGACGCTCTGGACCGCAGTGGGACACCTTTGCCGGAGGAGACGCTCGATGCCTGCAGGAAAAGCGATGCCATCCTGCTCGGGGCGGTCGGGGGGCCGAAATGGGATGGTTTCCCTTCGCACTTGCGGCCGGAAAAAGGGCTACTCGGTGTGCGCAAGGGGCTGGGGCTTTTTGCCAACCTGCGGCCGGTGCGGCAGATCCCGCCCCTGCTCGCTTGTTCCCCGCTCAGACCGGAGGTGATCGAGGGGGTTGACCTTGTCGTGGTGCGTGAACTGACTGGAGGACTCTATTACGGGCAGCCGAGGGGGATATCCGGAAAGTCCGGTTCGGAAGTCGGGCTGAACACCATGGTTTACGGCCGCGATGAGATTGAACGCATCGCACGCACAGCATTTGATCTCGCCCGAAGACGCCGCAGGATCGTGACTTCCGTCGACAAGGCCAACGTGCTGGAAGTCAGTGCGCTCTGGCGGCAGGTCGTGGAAGAAGTTCATGAAAGCTATGCCGACGTGACTCTGGCTCACCAATATGTGGACAATTGCGCGATGCAGTTGGTGCTGAAACCGAGGCAGTTTGACGTCATTCTGACGGAGAACACTTTTGGCGACATCCTCAGCGATATCGGCGGGGTGTTGACCGGCAGCATCGGCACGCTGCCGTCGGCCAGTGTGGGCAGTGGCCCAGCCCTGTACGAGCCCGTGCATGGTTCTGCGCCGGACCTGGCGGGTGGGGACGCAGCCAATCCGATTGGGGCCATCGGTTGCGTCGCGCTGATGTTCGAGGTTTCGTTCGGGCGCGCGGATCTGGCCTTGAGAATCACCCGGGCGGTTGACCGCACGCTGGCTGATGGCTACCGCACGCGCGACCTGTGCCGTGCAGGTGAAAAAGCCGTCGGCACGGCCGAGTTCGGCAGACAGGTACTGGACCGGCTCGAGGAAGCGGAAGCCGGGTGA
- a CDS encoding aspartate aminotransferase family protein: MTIVDVPDRYARISAEEIRALESTYLFSTYSRYELFLARGEGAYVFDLEGRRYLDFLAGIAVNSLGYRHRRILKVLQEQAQMLMHCSNLLYHPYQGQLAKRLAEITGLSRVFFTNSGTEAMEGALKIARAYSRSQGHEGKTRFLCLKNSFHGRTFGALSITAQEKYQAPFRPLLADVGVVSELTPAALTKAFDDRVCALVLEPIQGEAGVRPIPADFLAAARELCDRHGALLILDEIQTGFARTGKHFAFQHFQIQPDLLTLAKAIAAGYPLGAVIGSARVGQCLKSGEHGTTFGGGPLACRLALEALDVIEDEGLASKAAEHGKYLMQKLHAMKARHPSISDVRGLGLMVGVEVGAIAPEVVKKLLRRGVVANAAHGTALRLVPPLIITREQIDEFVSALDHVLSEI; this comes from the coding sequence ATGACAATCGTTGACGTTCCGGATCGGTATGCGCGCATAAGCGCGGAGGAGATTAGAGCGCTGGAAAGCACGTATCTGTTTTCCACATACTCGCGCTACGAGCTCTTTCTCGCGCGCGGGGAAGGCGCCTACGTGTTCGACCTCGAGGGACGCCGCTATCTCGACTTTCTCGCCGGCATCGCAGTCAACTCATTGGGCTATCGGCACCGGCGCATATTGAAGGTCCTTCAGGAGCAGGCGCAGATGCTGATGCACTGCTCCAACCTTCTTTACCATCCCTATCAGGGACAACTCGCTAAACGGCTTGCTGAAATAACAGGATTGTCCAGGGTCTTCTTCACCAACAGCGGCACCGAGGCGATGGAGGGAGCGCTCAAGATAGCGAGAGCCTATTCCCGAAGCCAGGGACATGAGGGAAAAACGCGGTTCCTGTGCCTCAAGAACTCCTTCCACGGGCGCACATTCGGCGCTCTGAGCATCACGGCGCAGGAGAAGTACCAGGCACCATTCCGCCCCTTGCTCGCAGACGTCGGAGTTGTATCGGAGCTCACACCGGCAGCGTTGACCAAGGCTTTCGATGATCGCGTTTGCGCCCTGGTTCTCGAACCGATTCAAGGGGAGGCTGGCGTCAGGCCCATACCGGCGGATTTCCTGGCAGCCGCCAGAGAACTTTGCGATCGCCATGGGGCATTGCTGATTCTCGACGAGATTCAGACCGGATTTGCGAGAACCGGCAAGCACTTTGCCTTCCAACACTTTCAAATACAACCGGACCTCCTGACTCTGGCTAAGGCGATTGCCGCCGGCTATCCGCTGGGCGCAGTAATAGGCAGCGCCAGAGTGGGCCAGTGCTTGAAAAGCGGGGAGCACGGGACCACCTTCGGCGGGGGACCGCTGGCTTGCCGGCTTGCGCTCGAAGCCCTGGATGTGATCGAAGACGAAGGATTGGCGTCAAAGGCCGCCGAACACGGCAAATACTTGATGCAGAAGCTTCATGCCATGAAAGCCCGACACCCATCGATCAGCGATGTGCGGGGCCTCGGCCTGATGGTGGGAGTCGAGGTCGGCGCGATTGCGCCGGAAGTGGTTAAGAAGCTCCTGAGGCGCGGCGTCGTTGCCAACGCGGCGCATGGAACGGCACTGCGGCTCGTACCGCCTCTTATCATTACGCGGGAACAAATCGATGAGTTTGTGAGCGCGCTCGATCACGTCCTGAGCGAGATCTAA
- the ggt gene encoding gamma-glutamyltransferase — MTTRCATLLALALMYGATTMSGQDRNARSISGTRSPVLARNGMVCTSQPLATAAGLRILQEGGNAIDAAVAAAAVLNVVEPHMTGIGGDMFAIVYWNKTGELIGLNASGRSPYAMTLEYLKKKGYASMPQDGVDTITVPGALDGWCSLVERFGTLKLERILASAVDYAEKGFPVSEIIANQWNEQSAKLAKDPWAAKTYLPGGRAPAHGEIASNKNLAATMRLIASEGRKPFYNGEIAGKIVEAVRSHGGVLSRKDLADHGSEWVKPISINYKGYDFYELPPNGQGLVALEMLNILEGYDLKAWGHNSASYLHHLVEAKKLAFADRDFYISDPQFVRIPLDRFLSKDYAAERRKLIPPNQAREEYRPGGSEQSDTVYLTVVDKDHNAVSFINSLYSEFGSGIVAGDTGICLQSRGSSFKLDEVSWNRIEPHKRPMHTIIPAMVLKNGKPYFSFGVMGGDNQPQAHVQVFLNLVEFGMNVQEAGEAARFRHTGGQLGVESGIGTDVRRLLTLMGHRVVVMNDSFGGYQGIIIDPVTGVLMGGSDPRKDGCAMGW; from the coding sequence ATGACCACTCGATGCGCCACGTTGCTGGCGCTTGCGCTTATGTATGGGGCAACGACCATGTCAGGACAGGATCGCAATGCACGCAGCATCTCGGGAACCAGGTCCCCCGTGCTGGCGCGGAACGGGATGGTTTGCACAAGCCAGCCGCTGGCTACCGCAGCGGGGCTCAGAATTCTTCAGGAAGGCGGGAATGCGATAGATGCCGCTGTTGCTGCGGCCGCCGTCCTGAACGTGGTCGAGCCTCACATGACGGGCATCGGCGGCGATATGTTCGCCATTGTCTACTGGAATAAGACCGGCGAACTGATCGGTCTGAATGCCAGCGGCCGTTCACCCTATGCTATGACCCTGGAATACCTGAAGAAAAAGGGCTATGCAAGCATGCCCCAGGATGGTGTTGACACGATCACAGTGCCCGGCGCGCTCGACGGCTGGTGCTCTCTTGTCGAGAGATTCGGCACCCTCAAGCTGGAGCGCATCCTGGCCTCGGCGGTTGATTATGCCGAGAAGGGTTTCCCGGTTTCGGAAATCATTGCCAACCAATGGAATGAGCAATCCGCAAAGCTCGCCAAGGATCCGTGGGCCGCGAAGACCTATCTTCCCGGCGGCAGGGCGCCGGCACATGGCGAGATCGCCTCCAACAAAAACCTGGCCGCGACCATGCGTCTGATCGCATCCGAAGGACGCAAGCCGTTCTACAACGGAGAGATCGCGGGCAAGATCGTGGAGGCGGTACGATCTCATGGAGGGGTGCTCAGCAGGAAGGATCTCGCAGATCACGGATCCGAATGGGTCAAGCCGATCAGCATCAACTACAAAGGGTACGACTTCTACGAATTACCTCCCAATGGGCAGGGTCTCGTTGCCCTGGAAATGCTGAATATCCTCGAAGGATATGATCTCAAGGCCTGGGGACACAATTCTGCAAGCTACCTTCATCATCTGGTCGAGGCCAAGAAGCTGGCTTTTGCTGATCGGGACTTCTACATCAGCGATCCGCAATTCGTCCGGATCCCCCTGGACCGGTTCCTGTCCAAGGACTACGCAGCGGAGCGACGGAAGCTCATTCCCCCGAACCAGGCCCGCGAGGAGTACCGCCCGGGAGGTTCGGAGCAGAGCGACACCGTCTACCTCACCGTCGTCGACAAGGATCACAATGCGGTGAGCTTCATCAACAGCCTGTACAGCGAGTTTGGATCGGGAATCGTCGCTGGAGACACAGGGATTTGCTTGCAGAGCCGCGGTTCGAGCTTCAAGCTGGATGAGGTTTCATGGAATCGCATTGAACCGCACAAGCGCCCAATGCATACGATCATCCCGGCGATGGTGTTGAAAAACGGCAAGCCATACTTCAGTTTTGGCGTCATGGGGGGAGATAATCAGCCGCAGGCCCACGTGCAGGTCTTCCTGAATCTGGTGGAGTTCGGCATGAACGTCCAGGAGGCCGGAGAGGCAGCCCGGTTCCGGCACACCGGCGGGCAGCTCGGAGTCGAATCCGGGATCGGGACCGATGTGCGGAGGCTGCTCACGTTGATGGGACACCGCGTTGTCGTGATGAACGACAGTTTCGGTGGCTATCAGGGTATCATCATCGATCCAGTCACCGGCGTGCTGATGGGCGGGAGCGATCCACGTAAAGACGGATGTGCCATGGGGTGGTAA
- the lpxK gene encoding tetraacyldisaccharide 4'-kinase, giving the protein MADIMSPLFYVPGLLFEGLVRLRNRLYDASLLRQDRLPYPVISIGNLTLGGSGKTPLVIHLAQTVARMGGTPALLSRGYGRLAKKPVVLSPGEEVRLPVQVLGDEPALVRQRAPQLWLGISPDRHAVGLQIAQRNVHPLFILDDGFQHRRLKRDLDIVVVDRSQPLAGNRMLPGGTLREPLAGLRRADLVVINGHCGNPEHDPVEALIRKIKQNASVFHCTQAIERLVPFTAWRTGDCQAAPYPDAGPAFLVAAIGNPERFRRDVQGLGADILGVRFFRDHFCLQRSHWLSCAAEARAVGAAALITTEKDAIKLTDALDLPIFVAAQSVHLSEQQDLEWRLRAMIEGDR; this is encoded by the coding sequence ATGGCCGATATCATGTCACCGCTGTTTTACGTTCCCGGCCTTCTGTTCGAGGGCCTGGTGCGCCTGCGCAACCGATTGTACGATGCGTCTCTTCTGCGGCAGGACCGTCTCCCTTACCCTGTAATCAGCATCGGAAATCTGACTCTGGGAGGCAGCGGCAAAACACCGTTGGTCATTCATCTGGCGCAGACGGTCGCCCGAATGGGCGGAACGCCGGCGCTGCTGAGCCGGGGTTATGGTAGATTGGCAAAGAAACCCGTTGTTTTGTCGCCTGGTGAAGAGGTTCGCTTGCCGGTGCAGGTCCTGGGCGACGAACCCGCGCTTGTGCGACAGCGCGCGCCGCAGCTCTGGCTCGGAATCTCACCGGATCGTCATGCCGTCGGCCTTCAGATTGCTCAGCGCAATGTGCACCCGCTGTTCATTCTCGACGACGGCTTCCAGCATCGCCGCCTCAAGCGTGATCTGGATATCGTGGTGGTTGACCGCTCCCAGCCATTGGCCGGCAATCGTATGCTGCCCGGCGGGACGCTGCGGGAGCCGCTGGCAGGCCTCCGCAGGGCCGACTTGGTGGTGATCAACGGCCATTGCGGCAATCCGGAGCACGACCCTGTCGAGGCCTTGATTCGAAAAATCAAGCAAAACGCGTCAGTTTTTCACTGCACCCAGGCCATTGAGCGCCTGGTGCCGTTCACCGCCTGGCGGACAGGAGACTGCCAGGCCGCGCCGTACCCGGATGCCGGCCCTGCCTTTCTCGTAGCTGCCATCGGAAACCCAGAGAGGTTTCGCCGGGACGTTCAAGGGCTCGGAGCCGACATCCTGGGGGTGCGGTTCTTTCGAGACCATTTCTGCCTGCAACGGAGCCACTGGCTGTCCTGCGCCGCCGAGGCGCGCGCCGTGGGAGCAGCCGCACTCATCACGACCGAAAAGGACGCCATCAAGCTGACTGATGCGCTTGACCTTCCGATTTTCGTGGCGGCACAATCCGTCCATCTGTCCGAGCAGCAGGATCTGGAGTGGAGACTCCGAGCCATGATTGAAGGTGACAGGTGA
- the waaF gene encoding lipopolysaccharide heptosyltransferase II, whose translation MSVPALKEIRRRFPNARISLLVRPWVQDVYAAADFVDEILLYHKPGKHQGWNGMRRLAVELRRRRFEMTILLQNAIEAALIAFWARIPLRLGYARDGRRLLLTHAIQIDPAVSGLHQAYYYLGILAGAGLIENRPWEHTDYRLDSIEIRVRESDSRAAREMLRTHGIDPGAPVVGLNPGASYGSSKRWPTERFAAVADTLAREFGARIVIFGAPREIQVACEVAARMISQPVVLAGRTTLGQLMGLIRECNLFITNDSGPMHLAAALNVPQLAIFGSTSEIATGPLSDRAQVIKHQVDCNPCFLRECPIDFRCMLGVAVDDVVRAARGKLSVIDAGGEVKN comes from the coding sequence ATGTCTGTCCCTGCCCTCAAGGAGATCCGTCGCCGGTTTCCGAACGCCCGCATTTCCTTGCTCGTTCGTCCTTGGGTGCAGGATGTTTATGCCGCGGCCGATTTCGTCGATGAGATCCTTCTGTACCATAAACCAGGAAAGCACCAGGGTTGGAATGGAATGCGACGGCTCGCCGTGGAGCTCCGGCGCCGCCGTTTCGAGATGACCATCCTGCTCCAGAATGCCATAGAGGCTGCCCTGATCGCCTTCTGGGCGCGCATTCCCCTCAGGCTTGGGTACGCACGCGACGGGCGGAGGTTGCTGCTCACACATGCGATACAAATTGACCCTGCCGTGAGCGGCCTGCACCAGGCTTATTACTATCTGGGAATTCTCGCGGGCGCCGGGTTGATCGAAAACAGGCCATGGGAACACACCGATTACCGGTTGGACTCAATCGAGATCCGCGTGCGCGAGTCCGACTCGAGGGCTGCCCGGGAAATGCTGCGCACCCATGGGATAGATCCCGGCGCCCCAGTTGTCGGGCTCAATCCGGGCGCTTCCTATGGCAGCTCCAAGCGTTGGCCGACGGAGAGATTTGCAGCAGTCGCCGACACGCTCGCGCGCGAATTCGGGGCGCGCATCGTCATTTTCGGCGCCCCGAGGGAAATCCAAGTCGCATGCGAGGTCGCTGCGAGAATGATCTCGCAGCCCGTTGTCCTGGCTGGGCGAACGACGCTCGGCCAGCTTATGGGCCTCATCCGGGAATGTAACCTTTTCATCACCAACGACTCCGGCCCCATGCACCTTGCTGCGGCGCTCAATGTGCCGCAGCTGGCAATTTTCGGCTCCACGAGCGAAATTGCCACCGGCCCCCTCAGCGACCGGGCTCAGGTCATCAAGCATCAGGTCGACTGCAACCCATGTTTTCTGAGAGAGTGCCCGATAGACTTCCGGTGCATGCTCGGAGTCGCGGTAGATGACGTTGTCAGGGCAGCGCGGGGAAAACTCTCGGTGATTGACGCCGGCGGAGAGGTGAAGAATTGA
- a CDS encoding HAD family hydrolase — translation MKGAVFLDRDGTVSEEVGYVNHIDRFHIFPWSAQAVRKLNQAGIPVVLVTNQSGIARGYFPESLVQEMHLKLQAELGRFEARLDAIYYCPHHPDGKVEAYRKVCSCRKPAPGMLQRAAHDLGLDLGASFLVSDRYQDLSMAFQVGARGVLLLSGYGKGEYLHFKDTWPRPPDCVAANLLEAVDWILQQIAS, via the coding sequence ATGAAGGGTGCGGTTTTTCTCGATCGAGACGGCACAGTGAGCGAAGAGGTAGGGTACGTCAATCACATCGATCGCTTCCACATATTCCCATGGTCGGCCCAGGCTGTGCGCAAGCTCAACCAGGCCGGGATTCCGGTTGTTCTGGTGACGAACCAGAGCGGCATTGCCCGAGGCTATTTTCCCGAGAGCCTGGTCCAGGAAATGCACCTCAAGCTCCAGGCCGAGTTGGGCCGCTTCGAGGCTCGGCTCGACGCCATTTATTATTGCCCGCATCATCCGGATGGCAAGGTGGAGGCGTATCGCAAGGTCTGCTCCTGTCGAAAGCCCGCGCCCGGCATGCTGCAGCGCGCCGCACACGATCTCGGCCTGGACTTAGGTGCGAGTTTCCTGGTCAGCGATCGCTATCAGGATTTGTCCATGGCATTCCAGGTCGGAGCGCGTGGGGTGCTGCTCCTCTCCGGCTATGGGAAAGGAGAATACCTTCATTTCAAGGATACCTGGCCCAGACCCCCGGACTGCGTCGCTGCGAATCTGCTCGAAGCCGTGGATTGGATCCTGCAGCAAATTGCGAGCTGA
- a CDS encoding adenylyltransferase/cytidyltransferase family protein yields the protein MVIDPKSKIRSVTELEKLIAGARDAGRRVVFGNGCFDLIHVGHIRYLQGARALGDLLVVGINSDASVRALKGTGRPLQPQGERAEIIGSLECVDYLVLFDAPTVEELLLALKPDIHAKGTDYTSESVPEHDIVRSYGGKVAIVGDPKAHSSRDLIGTILAKMSR from the coding sequence ATGGTTATCGATCCCAAATCCAAAATCAGGAGCGTCACCGAGCTTGAGAAGCTGATTGCCGGCGCCCGGGACGCCGGGCGCCGGGTAGTCTTCGGCAACGGCTGCTTCGACCTGATTCACGTTGGCCATATCCGCTATCTCCAAGGGGCCAGAGCCCTCGGTGACCTTCTTGTTGTAGGAATTAACAGTGACGCCTCCGTGCGTGCTTTGAAAGGCACAGGAAGGCCGTTGCAGCCGCAAGGCGAGCGGGCAGAGATCATCGGATCACTGGAGTGCGTGGACTATCTGGTCCTTTTCGATGCCCCCACCGTCGAGGAGCTGTTGCTGGCTCTGAAACCGGACATCCATGCCAAGGGGACCGACTACACGAGCGAAAGCGTGCCCGAGCACGATATCGTCCGCTCCTATGGCGGCAAGGTGGCGATTGTCGGTGATCCCAAGGCACATTCTTCACGAGATTTGATCGGGACCATCCTGGCAAAAATGAGCCGATGA
- a CDS encoding glycosyltransferase family 9 protein translates to MRDSRRLLIIRLSSLGDIIHTLPAFQSLRSADPEARIDWLVERRLAFLLSAVEGIDEILPVDTRALRADPAHRESWRRLLEPIRAVRARHYDVAIDFQGLLKTAFLSLASGAKSRIGFSKALVRERPAHWFYHHAVEKPATPMHVARLNLLLAQKAGGAPGELHVRLRAPETDVRAIENHLFEEQLSDFVVINPGGGWPTKLWEPACYGALAARIQGELRTRVVVTTGPGEESLYQLIADHCTEPVPVHFHVPFLQLIPLFRRARLLVAGDTGPLHLACALETPVVGILGPTSPVRNGPWSGNDEVVAHHLPCSFCNGRSCPTQNECMDISVEEVFAAVVRRLERAK, encoded by the coding sequence ATGAGAGATTCCCGTAGACTTTTGATCATTCGCCTCAGTTCGCTCGGCGACATCATCCATACGCTCCCCGCATTCCAGAGTTTGCGTTCTGCCGATCCCGAAGCCCGGATCGACTGGCTGGTCGAACGCAGGTTGGCGTTTCTCCTCAGTGCCGTCGAGGGCATTGATGAGATCCTGCCCGTGGACACTCGGGCGCTTCGGGCGGACCCGGCGCACCGCGAGAGCTGGCGCCGGCTTCTCGAACCCATCCGCGCAGTGCGCGCGCGGCACTACGACGTCGCCATCGACTTTCAAGGATTGCTCAAGACGGCCTTCCTGAGCCTGGCGAGCGGAGCCAAAAGCCGCATCGGATTCTCGAAGGCACTGGTGCGGGAGCGCCCGGCGCACTGGTTCTACCACCACGCCGTCGAAAAGCCCGCCACCCCCATGCATGTGGCGCGCCTGAATCTGCTCCTGGCACAGAAGGCCGGTGGCGCCCCTGGTGAGCTGCACGTGCGCCTGAGAGCGCCGGAAACAGACGTCCGTGCGATCGAGAACCACTTATTCGAGGAGCAACTTTCGGATTTTGTCGTCATCAACCCTGGAGGAGGCTGGCCGACCAAGTTATGGGAACCGGCTTGTTACGGCGCCTTGGCGGCGCGCATCCAAGGCGAATTGCGAACTCGCGTGGTCGTCACCACAGGCCCGGGGGAAGAGTCGCTTTATCAACTGATTGCGGACCATTGCACGGAACCGGTGCCCGTTCATTTTCATGTTCCCTTCCTGCAGCTGATTCCTCTGTTCCGGAGGGCGCGGCTCCTGGTCGCCGGAGACACGGGTCCGCTTCATCTCGCCTGTGCCCTGGAAACCCCGGTTGTGGGAATATTGGGACCGACCTCTCCAGTCAGGAACGGGCCCTGGTCGGGGAACGATGAGGTGGTGGCACACCATCTCCCCTGTAGCTTCTGCAACGGGAGGTCGTGCCCGACTCAGAACGAGTGCATGGATATTTCGGTGGAAGAGGTTTTCGCGGCGGTGGTGCGCCGCCTGGAGCGAGCGAAGTGA